A window of the Anthonomus grandis grandis chromosome 1 unlocalized genomic scaffold, icAntGran1.3 Chromosome32, whole genome shotgun sequence genome harbors these coding sequences:
- the LOC126749393 gene encoding zinc finger protein 593 homolog, with product MVYKRKKYSAGDTNLKKKYKTKRRVKDLDQIDEDIKEENADKLLNQDIDFDKPGNAQFYCIHCARYFINSQALQEHFTTKVHKRRLKALQEEPYTIEESERAAGHGSWKQPAKRKIETQPLTEDISPNKKTKSC from the exons ATGGTTTATAAAAGGAAAAAGTATAGCGCAGGCGATACTAACCTCAAAAAGAAGTACAAAACAAAACGACGAGTAAAAGATTTAGATCAG ATCGATGAGGACATAAAAGAGGAGAACGCCGACAAACTCCTTAACCAAGATATCGACTTCGATAAGCCTGGTAATGCCCAGTTCTATTGTATACACTGTGCTCGATACTTCATTAATAGCCAGGCATTACAAGAGCATTTTACAACAAAGGTGCATAAAAGAAGACTAAAAGCTCTACAAGAGGAGCCTTACACCATCGAAGAATCGGAGAGGGCTGCTGGACATGGTAGTTGGAAACAGCCTGCAAAGAGGAAAATAGAGACCCAACCTCTAACAGAAGACATTAgtccaaataaaaaaaccaaatcatGCTAA
- the LOC126749392 gene encoding serine--tRNA synthetase-like protein Slimp gives MLKNSLKIATLFKRQFSSALYITGDKAQTNFAVLTPVIEFDEQIKHKEKLAKNIQDRNLSTDIDKVEEKWRFFKELEGKLSLLEQTRIEIGRNLHNLGKQPADPNIEKEKEKLMTHLKLLKEDIKNMRQMSYRVEEGAILEVLNLPNKLHPKTPKAREEELFRYLEANPTKTDSHLAIGERQGYLKLINHMSCYLKADAAFLEQALQNYCAKELLHLNYTQFSNADFVKTVVAEGCGAEPNEMLTMETIHCTKSDDLNKLHIAGSSSLHSFMAYFTKHFVQTTYFPIKAFSVGRRYQVANENAPLSLFNLNQTSEVGMFIASNKLDDNFLENIVNEVSTVYQRLGMHFKIVLMPANRLKRAESLRMSVQMFSNHLQDYIEVGNVSFYGDYISKRLLFNYSENKERKYPIVVGGSLLNIHKFLGCALEHNSIEGKPLLNDFLLRYVS, from the coding sequence atGCTAAAAAATAGTCTTAAGATCGCCACACTTTTTAAACGCCAGTTTTCCTCTGCTTTATATATAACCGGTGATAAGGCCCAAAcaaattttgcagttttaacTCCAGTTATCGAGTTTGATGAGCAAATTAAGCATAAGGAAAAATTGGCTAAAAATATCCAAGATAGAAACCTATCTACTGATATTGACAAAGTAGAAGAAAAATGGCGTTTTTTCAAGGAGCTGGAAGGAAAGCTGAGCCTGCTAGAACAGACTAGAATAGAAATAGGTCGTAATCTTCATAATTTAGGAAAACAACCGGCCGATCCGAATATAGAAAAAGAGAAAGAGAAGCTGATGACGCACCTAAAGTTGCTaaaagaagatataaaaaatatgcgCCAAATGTCTTATAGAGTGGAAGAGGGTGCAATCCTTGAGGTACTCAATTTGCCTAACAAATTACATCCTAAAACCCCAAAAGCCCGTGAAGAAGAATTATTTAGGTATCTTGAAGCAAACCCCACTAAAACCGATAGTCATCTGGCAATAGGTGAGCGGCAAGGatatttaaaactaatcaaCCATATGAGTTGCTATTTAAAGGCCGATGCCGCCTTCTTGGAACAAgctttacaaaattattgtgcAAAAGAGCTGCTTCATTTAAACTATACGCAATTCTCTAATGCGGATTTTGTGAAAACTGTCGTTGCAGAGGGTTGCGGTGCCGAACCAAACGAAATGTTAACAATGGAAACTATTCATTGTACAAAAAGTGATGATTTAAACAAGTTGCATATCGCTGGCTCAAGCTCGTTGCATTCATTTATGGCATACTTTACAAAACATTTTGTGCAAACCACATATTTCCCTATTAAAGCGTTTTCTGTCGGCCGAAGGTACCAAGTGGCCAACGAAAACGCCCCACTAAGTCTGTTCAACTTAAATCAAACCTCTGAGGTTGGCATGTTTATTGCCTCCAATAAATTAGATGATAATTTCCTTGAAAATATCGTCAATGAAGTTAGCACTGTTTATCAACGCTTGGGGATGCATTTTAAAATCGTTTTAATGCCCGCAAATCGGCTTAAAAGAGCCGAAAGTCTCCGGATGTCTGTTCAAATGTTCTCCAACCATTTGCAAGATTATATTGAAGTAGGAAACGTTTCTTTTTACGGCGACTATATTAGCAAAAGACTTCTGTTTAATTATAGCGAAAATAAAGAGCGGAAATATCCAATAGTTGTTGGCGGTTCTTTATTGAATATACACAAATTTCTTGGTTGTGCCCTTGAACACAATTCTATTGAGGGCAAACCTTTGTtaaatgattttcttttaagatatgtgagttaa